ATTCTGTACTCCCTTCCAGTAAGCCTCGTTCAAGGGAGTCTTCTCCCTTGAAAACACATGGGGATACATGACATTAAGTAAGGCAAGACTATAATCAACCATTCTCTCACTCCTATTAACAGCCCTAGTGTCCCTAGCTAACCTAGCTAAATGAGCCCTACAGTAAGAGTTATAACTCTCTACGGTATAAGTGTATTTCTTACTCGCAATATGATTGTCAAGAACTTGATAAACGGAGTAATCATCAGTATAATTAACCTCACTCTTGGGCAGTGAATTCAAGAGAAAGCTGAAAGTCTTATAATCCCTATCACCCGTAGTAAAGAAGGGTAAACCATCAGCTAAAGCATTCCAAATCCACAAGTTCTCCCTCTTGGGACCATGCCTAACCCTAAGATAAGTCCAACTCTCGTCAATTACCGTGACTTTTGCGGTAAAGCTCTTTAATTGCTCTTGTAGGACTAATAGATTAACATATGCCTCTATTCCCTTTCTCTTTATCAGACTGTAAACTGTGGTTAACGGCTTTCCTTCAACCCTTGCTATTCCCCTTATGCTCGCCCTATTCAAGTACTCATTCAAGATCCTCTCCTTTTGTTCTCTACTCATCTTGTGATTAGATGTTTGGTAGAATGTTCTTCCACACGTTTTGCACTTGTATTTTGCTTTTCCCCTTGATGATCCGTTCTTTATTACTTTGTTTGAGTTACATGATGGGCATGGTGGTTTTTCTTCTCTTCTCCTCTTTATCCCCAATTTTTTCGTGTAGTAGTATAGTGTTGATGGTGGTATTCCAAGTTTTGTAACTTGTACTCCTAGAAGGTATGCTGCTATAGCATAAGCAATGTCTTCTAGTTTGTGCTTTCTAGGCTTAAAATTTAAATTTCTTAGAATCAGAAGTATTAATTGTGCGAGGGTTGTGAGGTCCATCTAGATGACCTCCACGAAAATCTCACAACCCTCGCACATAAATTTTCTCAAAGGTGTTATATGCTCTAACTCCACGGCTACTCCTAGATCGGAATGGCTATTTGAAAAATATATAATTTTGATATAATTTTACAATAAGATATCGAATAAGATGACTGTTTGAGAACACCCCCTAAGATTATTACGGCGTAAAGTACTTTTGAAAATGTAATACATGCTAATCACGTCGAATCATCACTACCAGATTTGTATATACTAAGAACATTATTAGTATTTTTTACAACGTGAAGATTGACTAATATTTTTAAGTTTTTGTAGAATCAGAGTAAACAGGATTTTTAAATCTCTGTGGAGTATGAATATACAATGATAGAAGAATACAACCCTTGGTGGATCTCGAAGGATAGGATAAAAGAACTTGAAGTATATAGGAAATATGAAGAGTCCGAAGTTAAGTGGTTTCCAGACGTGATTGAAAAGGTAAGCTTATCTCCGTATTCCCTCAACTTCATCTTTGGCCCTAGAC
The genomic region above belongs to Saccharolobus caldissimus and contains:
- a CDS encoding IS1 family transposase, translating into MDLTTLAQLILLILRNLNFKPRKHKLEDIAYAIAAYLLGVQVTKLGIPPSTLYYYTKKLGIKRRREEKPPCPSCNSNKVIKNGSSRGKAKYKCKTCGRTFYQTSNHKMSREQKERILNEYLNRASIRGIARVEGKPLTTVYSLIKRKGIEAYVNLLVLQEQLKSFTAKVTVIDESWTYLRVRHGPKRENLWIWNALADGLPFFTTGDRDYKTFSFLLNSLPKSEVNYTDDYSVYQVLDNHIASKKYTYTVESYNSYCRAHLARLARDTRAVNRSERMVDYSLALLNVMYPHVFSREKTPLNEAYWKGVQNIRENLI